One Pieris napi chromosome Z, ilPieNapi1.2, whole genome shotgun sequence DNA window includes the following coding sequences:
- the LOC125062773 gene encoding uncharacterized protein LOC125062773 isoform X5 produces MVSREVITLPTKKPSQRNIAISQTPSMSDDPEGNQEYSKHIQTKPYNINRIKRSLSDEEVRRDDLHKKIGYKKFKNYRPNLSNIFYTEVTKTLDEDFAEILDDWLSIIPLKPIDYFGRQIDKEYIFYDLFERLKKTSSSLPEHNRREKIKNDVIELLNEYPVDFKGNKLTFFSKLADILIDKIKNLRRNVRSSLNSLYDFPIMKKRYIPPTDSELRSFLVLEVETFVKRVGLMLGRYTLLALEEELLDILIVFMENLHSSDDESFKQDVIATVVDHGFSELQAVRFAQVLLRHLKETFINTEKTRPGLVVMPSLVTRNKTQSDSLEEYHKQLCEQINEWLTSIEAILPRINERGFRQVVVNDLAGDIIDRHKYLEMNPSTSENELEYLKYQIFKWINKLANEDTLRPSEHAPDLMRRIQNIPIPISRFSHTQTNQSLVCPEESCSMQTIEPYRNELNATRTNANIKTASLETPKIPNNLMSKIDRINNDYEQFVREWVLKIPIQTSTPEEAALAEKARLGINNGLWKAITKLKCDPSIVGNRFYLEDLLDDEIEELLNCLPQSQELLSKKNLLKLELIDKTTETMERIRAETAKNYRQQLQNNVDLCLQEAGLSVGLDSSEMAREELEIMRIVELFILQTKFRDDDVAKSEVYRKRLLQQAKLLIDDIKRAHHGETNINYAVIVSNIVTSLQQVPIPGDNTVNEEVDIILMESEVERWFNDLPIFRDFNNPVEKLQWKKQTDNLAKRIGEIRTTVSADMRENVLRNLISNFIDKTPIHRDEMFNKEFMVDELVNRIKRIDQSTLDDPGDFKEFCRNAPPSSSYDKFLRFENEHLNDESVNYDAFANRKPLSSSLRDSGNDSYREFAAAKPRSSSLKEDKTVQKDQIPQINIQPATPECCKGRAQSDKKSPEPGRQRNFLNSSRGIVFNEDSPSRAIKEDVKQENQITSECQTIYAKVPSFEVGDVELSQDGRQRTVATNTKSGKRCIDFDELKCRCIERFLRKRCRFEDLNDVSCFPFMFACPCFY; encoded by the exons ATGGTCTCCCGTGAAGTAATCACTTTGCCGACCAAAAAGCCATCTCAAAGAAAT ATAGCGATATCACAAACGCCATCCATGTCAGACGACCCAGAAGGTAATCAAGAATACTCAAAACACATTCAAACAAaaccatataatataaatcgcATTAAAAGGAGTCTATCAGATGAAGAAGTTAGAAGAGatgatttacataaaaaaatcggatataaaaagtttaagaaTTACAGACcaaatttaagtaatattttctatacagAAGTAACTAAAACACTTGACGAAGATTTTGCTGAAATTTTAGATGATTGGCTCAGCATAATTCCTTTAAAACCTATAGATTACTTCGGAAGACAGATAGACaaggaatatattttttatgatttatttgaaCGGTTGAAGAAGACGTCCAGTAGCTTACCAGAGCATAATAGAAGAGAGAAGATAAAAAATGATGTTATTGAGCTTCTGAATGAGTATCCGGTAGATTTCAAAGGAAATAAactaacgtttttcagtaaaTTGGCGGATATActtatagataaaattaaaaatttacgcaGAAATGTACGAAGCAGTTTGAATAGCTTGTATGATTTCCCTATAATGAAGAAAAGATATATTCCGCCAACGGATAGTGAATTACGAAGTTTTTTGGTTTTAGAAGTTGAGACATTTGTCAAAAGAGTGGGTTTAATGCTTGGCAGGTATACATTGCTTGCTTTAGAAGAAGAGttattagatatattaatagtatttatgGAAAATCTTCATTCAAGCGATGACGAGTCGTTCAAACAAGATGTTATTGCTACAGTTGTTGATCACGGATTTTCGGAACTTCAAGCAGTGCGATTTGCACAAGTTTTATTAAGACATCTCaaagaaacatttattaatacagaGAAAACTAGACCGGGGTTGGTGGTTATGCCTAGTTTGGTAACACGGAATAAAACCCAGTCAGATTCACTAGAAGAATACCATAAACAGCTTTGTGAGCAAATCAATGAATGGCTTACCTCTATAGAAGCAATATTGCCACGGATTAATGAAAGGGGATTCAGACAAGTAGTAGTCAATGATTTAGCAGGAGATATTATAGACAGACATAAGTATTTAGAAATGAATCCTTCGACTTCGGAAAATGAGTTGGAGTACTTGAAATATCAAATCTTCAAATGGATAAATAAACTCGCAAATGAAGACACGTTACGGCCAAGTGAACATGCCCCGGATTTAATGAGGAGAATTCAAAATATTCCCATACCGATATCGAGATTTAGTCACACTCAAACAAATCAATCTCTCGTTTGTCCGGAAGAATCGTGCTCAATGCAAACTATAGAACCATACAGAAATGAACTCAACGCTACCAGGACGAatgcaaatattaaaactgCAAGTCTAGAAACACCTAAAATCCcgaataatttaatgtcaaAGATTGATAGAATAAACAATGACTATGAGCAGTTTGTGAGGGAGTGGGTTCTAAAGATACCTATTCAAACGTCAACACCTGAAGAAGCCGCTTTAGCGGAAAAGGCAAGATTGGGAATTAACAACGGTCTCTGGAAAGCAATAACGAAGTTGAAATGTGATCCGTCTATTGTtggaaatagattttatttggAAGACCTTCTAGATGATGAAATTGAAGAGTTATTAAACTGTCTTCCACAGTCGCAAGAGCTTTTGTCTAAGAAAAATCTACTTAAGTTGGAACTCATCGATAAAACTACAGAGACGATGGAACGTATTCGAGCTGAAACAGCTAAAAATTATCGTCAACAACTTCAGAATAATGTCGATTTATGTCTGCAAGAAGCCGGTCTTAGCGTTGGATTAGATAGTTCTGAAATGGCTCGTGAAGAATTGGAAATAATGAGAATTGttgaactttttattttacaaacaaaatttaggGACGATGATGTTGCCAAGTCAGAAGTTTATAGAAAGAGGCTACTCCAGCAAGCGAAACTATTGATAGACGATATAAAACGAGCCCATCACGGAgaaactaatattaattacgcaGTTATTGTATCAAATATTGTTACTTCACTACAACAAGTCCCGATACCAGGAGATAACACAGTCAACGAAGAAGTTGacattattttaatggaaTCTGAAGTGGAACGCTGGTTCAACGACTTACCCATATTCAGAGACTTTAACAACCCAGTGGAAAAATTGCAATGGAAGAAACAAACTGACAACTTAGCTAAGCGAATCGGAGAAATAAGAACTACAGTATCTGCCGATATGCGTGAGAATGTTTTGCGGAATCTGATTTCGAATTTCATAGACAAAACTCCAATACATAGAGACGAGATGTTCAATAAAGAGTTTATGGTGGATGAACTGGTTAATCGAATAAAAAGAATTGATCAGTCTACTCTAGATGATCCTGGAGATTTTAAAGAGTTTTGTCGAAACGCTCCCCCGAGTTCCAGTTATGATAAGTTTTTGAGGTTCGAAAATGAACACTTGAACGATGAATCTGTTAACTACGACGCATTTGCTAATCGAAAACCCTTGAGTTCTTCCTTGAGAGATTCTGGAAACGACTCGTATAGAGAATTTGCAGCTGCGAAACCTAGAAGCTCCAGCCTCAAAGAAGATAAAACTGTACAAAAGGACCAGATCCCACAAATAAACATACAACCTGCTACTCCAGAGTGCTGTAAAGGCCGTGCCCAATCAGATAAGAAATCTCCAGAACCGGGAAGACAAAGGAATTTCCTCAATTCATCCCGAGGAATCGTTTTTAATGAAGACAGCCCTAGTCGTGCAATTAAAGAAGATGTCAAACAAGAGAATCAAATAACATCCGAATGTCAAACTATTTACGCTAAAGTACCAAGTTTCGAAGTTGGTGATGTTGAGTTGAGCCAAGATGGCAGGCAGAGGACTGTTGCTACTAATACTAAAAGCGGAAAGCGATGTATCGATTTCGATGAACTTAAGTGTAGGTGTATCGAACGCTTTTTACGCAAGCGTTGTCGTTTTGAGGATTTAAATGATGTGTCTTGTTTCCCTTTTATGTTTGCTTGTCCttgtttctattaa